From a single uncultured Fibrobacter sp. genomic region:
- a CDS encoding succinate dehydrogenase cytochrome b subunit yields the protein MQWIVKYLTSSIGKKQIMGCTGAFLALFILGHMCGNFQLLNFDQAAAQASYNAYTEFLTGFNPLHFPVKMIYLIELVLVAAFAIHIFLAVTLKIENKKARGGIDYEVNARKGKKTFATFTMIWSGLFIVAFLVQHLMMLKFGEHYLYMNDKGEIVRDMWLTTIQMFANPAWAAFYVVSMFVIGMHLFHAISSAFQTMGIAHQKWTPIIDIAGIVYSIVIALGFGITAVAAFYLGNQPETQALIEKSRSLQPQYEQQKQEKEAKKAAFVIPSVGEVEVSFNAEI from the coding sequence ATGCAATGGATCGTCAAGTATCTTACCTCCTCCATCGGTAAGAAGCAGATCATGGGATGCACGGGTGCCTTTTTGGCTCTGTTCATCTTGGGCCACATGTGTGGCAACTTCCAGCTTCTGAATTTCGACCAGGCTGCGGCTCAGGCATCCTACAATGCCTACACCGAATTCCTGACCGGATTCAACCCGCTCCACTTCCCGGTGAAGATGATTTACCTCATTGAACTGGTGCTGGTGGCCGCCTTCGCTATTCATATCTTCCTCGCCGTTACGCTGAAGATTGAAAACAAGAAGGCTCGCGGTGGCATCGATTACGAAGTCAACGCTCGCAAGGGTAAGAAGACCTTCGCAACCTTCACCATGATCTGGTCTGGCCTCTTCATTGTTGCCTTCCTCGTGCAGCACCTCATGATGCTCAAGTTCGGCGAACACTACCTTTACATGAACGACAAGGGCGAAATCGTCCGCGACATGTGGCTCACCACCATCCAGATGTTTGCTAACCCGGCTTGGGCTGCATTCTACGTGGTCAGCATGTTCGTGATCGGTATGCACCTTTTCCACGCTATTTCTTCTGCTTTCCAGACCATGGGTATCGCTCACCAGAAGTGGACCCCGATCATCGATATCGCTGGCATCGTCTACAGCATCGTTATCGCCCTTGGCTTCGGTATCACCGCTGTCGCCGCCTTCTACCTCGGCAACCAGCCCGAAACCCAGGCCCTGATCGAAAAGTCCCGCAGCCTCCAGCCGCAGTATGAACAGCAGAAGCAGGAAAAGGAAGCCAAGAAGGCTGCCTTCGTGATTCCGTCTGTTGGCGAAGTTGAAGTTTCTTTTAACGCTGAAATTTAA
- the ndk gene encoding nucleoside-diphosphate kinase: MEMTFAMIKPNAVKSGLMGRIIDRYIAAGLSVCAVKMHQMTSADARGFYAEHVEKPFFPELEAYMTKGPSVMLALGGENAIAKVRAINGATNPAKAEPGTLRYDFAPSMTENVVHSSDSPESAKRELDFWFKEDERYAYEMPSLKACCVL, from the coding sequence ATGGAAATGACATTTGCAATGATCAAGCCCAATGCCGTGAAATCCGGTCTCATGGGCCGCATTATCGACCGTTACATCGCTGCAGGCCTCTCTGTCTGCGCCGTGAAGATGCACCAGATGACTTCTGCTGATGCTCGCGGTTTCTACGCTGAACACGTAGAAAAGCCGTTCTTCCCGGAACTCGAAGCCTACATGACCAAGGGCCCGTCCGTGATGCTCGCCCTCGGCGGCGAAAATGCCATTGCCAAGGTTCGCGCTATCAACGGTGCAACCAATCCGGCTAAGGCGGAACCCGGTACCCTCCGCTACGACTTTGCCCCTTCCATGACCGAAAACGTCGTGCACAGCTCCGACAGCCCCGAATCTGCCAAGCGTGAACTGGACTTCTGGTTCAAGGAAGACGAACGCTACGCTTACGAAATGCCTTCCCTCAAGGCTTGCTGCGTCCTCTAA